The Camelina sativa cultivar DH55 chromosome 14, Cs, whole genome shotgun sequence genome includes a window with the following:
- the LOC104744041 gene encoding uncharacterized protein LOC104744041, translating into MVYLKTVTYKGKNRAALNEKLTPRYVGPYRILERIGPVAYRLELPPAMAAFHKVFHVSMLRKCITHRENVTSEPPPDLQENLTIIGIPVRIIGRKLRTNQKKKVKLIQVVWDCDGEEETTWEPEEVMKVNFKKWFE; encoded by the coding sequence ATGGTTTATCTCAAGACAGTTACCTACAAGGGTAAGAACCGTGCAGCCTTGAACGAAAAACTCACCCCGCGGTACGTGGGACCGTACCGGATTTTGGAAAGAATCGGACCAGTTGCTTACCGGTTAGAGTTGCCACCGGCGATGGCTGCATTTCACAAAGTGTTTCATGTGTCCATGCTAAGGAAATGCATAACGCACCGGGAGAATGTTACCTCCGAGCCTCCACCAGATTTACAAGAGAATTTGACTATCATTGGGATACCAGTCCGAATCATAGGAAGAAAGTTGAGAACGAATCAGAAGAAAAAGGTCAAATTGATTCAAGTAGTGTGGGATtgtgatggagaagaagaaactactTGGGAACCAGAAGAGGTGATGAAGGTAAACTTCAAGAAATGGTTTGAGTAG